In Rhizobium gallicum bv. gallicum R602sp, the following proteins share a genomic window:
- a CDS encoding PIN domain-containing protein — protein MIFLDTNVVSETLKKAPNEGVIAWLVRYDAELALPTVTIAEIAFAIQEIRPDQRAGRLEQGLQDWRRRFADRIFGLTEGAALAYGEIMGNAVRHGRGMSAPDGMIAAIAQVNGGRLATRNLTGYEITGLSLISPWDF, from the coding sequence TTGATCTTCCTTGACACCAATGTTGTTTCTGAGACCTTGAAGAAGGCGCCAAACGAGGGTGTGATTGCTTGGCTAGTTCGATACGATGCCGAACTCGCGCTGCCCACAGTGACGATCGCCGAAATCGCCTTCGCAATCCAAGAGATCAGGCCGGATCAGCGCGCCGGCCGGCTGGAGCAGGGGCTGCAAGACTGGCGACGTCGGTTTGCTGATCGCATATTCGGTCTGACAGAGGGTGCGGCGCTGGCTTACGGTGAAATTATGGGCAATGCTGTTCGTCACGGAAGAGGAATGTCGGCACCCGATGGTATGATTGCAGCGATTGCCCAGGTAAACGGTGGCCGCTTGGCAACCCGCAATCTCACTGGCTACGAGATAACCGGGCTCTCTCTTATATCACCGTGGGACTTCTGA
- a CDS encoding type II toxin-antitoxin system VapB family antitoxin, with product MAEPQLSVRSSKARDLAHRLARRENRSIADVVERALESYEIREAGREPASTFYSRLVAQFGTDVDLEAIVRENRYPHRGPEL from the coding sequence ATGGCTGAACCACAACTCTCAGTCAGGAGCTCGAAGGCGCGAGATCTGGCCCATCGGCTTGCCCGTCGCGAAAATCGTTCGATTGCCGACGTGGTCGAGCGAGCACTCGAATCTTATGAGATTCGGGAGGCAGGACGCGAGCCAGCTTCGACATTCTATTCCCGTCTCGTGGCGCAATTCGGAACAGATGTAGATCTGGAAGCAATAGTTCGCGAAAATCGCTATCCGCATCGAGGCCCCGAGCTTTGA
- a CDS encoding AraC family transcriptional regulator: MLDHSSRPLSPSNIPMDALSEVLQDFRLSGVNYGRCELRHPWSIAFPQQQLLRFHFVSQGPCWIHTEAQGWQELNDGDLVLLPQGIAHRLASAPDVEGDSLKSCQITRLGSNVCEVVREGTGATSTLFCGSMALSAYALNPLIALMPPIIKGCDVAGNDPIVGPLLTAMTAEASQPQMGSATVLSRMADLLAARLIRCWVNCSGASTTGWLAAIRDPHIGRVLAAMHRDPGHNWTLESLAAVAGQSRSIFAERFSAILGEGAARYLGRLRMQLARELLGQSGMSVAEVASRLGYESEASFARAFKRITSVSPGIVRRTSSRRMDMNFGF; encoded by the coding sequence ATGCTTGACCATTCGTCTCGACCGTTGTCGCCGTCAAATATCCCAATGGATGCGCTAAGCGAAGTGCTACAAGACTTTCGCTTGAGTGGCGTCAACTATGGGCGCTGCGAACTCAGACATCCATGGAGCATCGCCTTTCCGCAACAACAGCTACTTCGTTTTCACTTCGTGAGCCAGGGTCCGTGCTGGATCCATACCGAAGCTCAAGGGTGGCAGGAGTTGAACGATGGAGATCTGGTGCTGCTGCCGCAAGGTATCGCGCATCGATTAGCCAGCGCCCCAGATGTTGAGGGCGACTCCCTCAAAAGCTGTCAGATCACAAGATTGGGCAGCAACGTCTGCGAAGTGGTGCGGGAAGGAACGGGCGCGACCAGCACCCTCTTCTGCGGCTCCATGGCTTTGAGCGCGTATGCGCTTAATCCTTTGATCGCCTTGATGCCGCCAATCATCAAAGGCTGCGATGTAGCCGGCAATGACCCGATCGTTGGTCCCCTGCTGACGGCGATGACGGCGGAGGCTTCACAGCCCCAGATGGGCAGCGCAACCGTCCTTTCGCGTATGGCAGACTTGCTCGCAGCTCGGCTTATCCGCTGTTGGGTAAATTGCAGCGGCGCCTCGACCACCGGCTGGCTCGCCGCCATCCGCGACCCCCACATCGGTCGTGTGTTGGCAGCCATGCACCGGGACCCCGGCCACAACTGGACCCTCGAAAGCCTCGCGGCCGTGGCAGGCCAGTCGCGCTCGATCTTTGCCGAGCGCTTCAGCGCTATCTTAGGAGAAGGCGCGGCACGTTATCTTGGCCGTCTGCGGATGCAGCTTGCCCGCGAGTTGCTTGGCCAAAGCGGCATGTCAGTTGCCGAAGTTGCTTCCCGTTTAGGTTATGAGTCGGAGGCATCCTTCGCTCGCGCCTTCAAGCGCATCACCAGCGTGTCACCGGGCATTGTGCGTCGCACAA